Proteins from a single region of Sphaerochaeta globosa str. Buddy:
- a CDS encoding ABC transporter ATP-binding protein: MREFNTDETPVVRMVNITKHFPGVLANDQVSLTLHKGEVLALLGENGAGKSTLMNMLVGLYRPDSGEIYVKGQLADINSPQDSMTLGIGMIHQEFMLVGNMSVAENIILGMKDLPFVPPMTDIKAKITELSKRYGLQVYPDKIIQDLSVGEQQRVEILKLLYRGADILILDEPTAVLTPGESRDLNEILKKMLAEGKSAIFITHKMDEVMEFSHTVQVLRRGKCVSTCPTKSIKRVQDLANMMVGRDILFSLDRGPYKPGEIMVEAKDVVVLPVGGGKPVLDHVSFSIRGGEIFGIAGVAGNGQQPLTEAITGLLKVNGGSIFINGKDMTNKTPLQVIKNGVSHIPADRGRMGVVGDMSVGDNLSMKKYRTGELSSHSVIKRNWVRKFADHLIDVFTIKTPSQDTSVKFLSGGNIQKTILAREIDSCGGILIAVYPSRGLDVGATEAVRQNIIKQRDKGNAVLLVSEELEELLMVADKIAVMFEGRIMDIVNAASATTEELGMLMAGVERRDI; encoded by the coding sequence ATGAGAGAATTCAACACCGACGAAACGCCCGTCGTGCGTATGGTCAATATTACAAAACACTTCCCTGGAGTTCTTGCGAACGACCAAGTAAGTCTGACCCTGCATAAAGGCGAAGTTCTCGCCTTGCTTGGTGAGAACGGTGCCGGCAAGAGCACATTGATGAACATGCTGGTCGGGCTCTATCGGCCGGACAGTGGAGAAATCTATGTCAAGGGTCAACTTGCCGACATCAATTCCCCTCAAGACTCCATGACTTTGGGCATCGGCATGATCCATCAAGAATTCATGCTGGTAGGCAATATGAGTGTTGCCGAAAATATCATTTTAGGAATGAAAGACCTCCCCTTCGTTCCTCCCATGACGGACATAAAAGCGAAAATTACGGAATTGAGCAAACGCTATGGTTTGCAGGTCTATCCCGATAAAATCATCCAGGACCTTTCGGTCGGTGAACAGCAGCGTGTAGAGATACTGAAGCTACTGTACCGCGGTGCAGACATTCTCATTCTGGATGAACCTACTGCTGTTCTCACCCCCGGAGAATCGCGTGATTTGAATGAAATCCTCAAAAAAATGCTTGCTGAAGGGAAAAGTGCCATTTTTATTACCCATAAAATGGATGAGGTCATGGAATTCAGCCATACGGTGCAAGTCCTCAGAAGAGGCAAATGTGTCTCTACCTGCCCCACCAAGTCAATCAAGCGTGTCCAGGACCTTGCCAACATGATGGTAGGCCGTGACATTCTTTTCTCTCTCGACCGCGGCCCCTACAAACCAGGAGAAATCATGGTGGAGGCAAAGGACGTGGTCGTTCTCCCCGTAGGCGGAGGAAAGCCAGTGCTCGATCATGTAAGTTTTTCCATCCGCGGTGGGGAAATTTTCGGTATCGCAGGAGTGGCTGGAAATGGTCAGCAGCCGTTGACTGAAGCTATCACCGGGCTCTTGAAAGTCAACGGAGGATCCATCTTCATCAATGGAAAGGATATGACCAACAAGACTCCGCTGCAGGTCATCAAGAATGGTGTCAGCCATATCCCGGCAGACCGCGGCAGAATGGGTGTGGTTGGTGATATGAGCGTAGGTGACAACCTTTCGATGAAAAAATACCGCACAGGAGAGCTTTCCAGTCACAGTGTGATCAAGCGGAATTGGGTTCGCAAGTTTGCCGACCACCTGATCGATGTATTCACCATCAAGACACCAAGCCAAGACACCTCGGTCAAGTTCCTCAGCGGAGGTAACATCCAAAAGACCATCCTCGCCCGTGAGATTGACTCGTGCGGCGGTATCCTGATTGCGGTCTACCCTTCAAGGGGACTCGACGTCGGTGCGACCGAAGCGGTGAGACAGAACATCATCAAGCAGCGGGACAAAGGAAATGCAGTCTTATTGGTCAGCGAAGAGCTTGAAGAGCTTTTGATGGTAGCAGATAAAATTGCCGTTATGTTTGAAGGAAGAATTATGGACATAGTGAATGCAGCGAGTGCAACGACCGAGGAGCTTGGTATGCTGATGGCTGGCGTTGAGAGGAGGGACATATGA
- a CDS encoding flavodoxin family protein — translation MQMMMIYSSPRKRGNSTTLAKVFAQTSQNQYTLKEVHLQDAQLQPCRACKWCKTHYRCVIEDGMNELCLTFKESEAICFSTPVFWWGVSAQLKLFIDRLYQLQMDDFKDKKLSVIATGEDTLDGVQYRLVKEQFEAICEYTGMEFAGYLPVCADDDNPAGENVEALAQARALFTGM, via the coding sequence ATGCAAATGATGATGATCTATTCCAGCCCCAGGAAACGGGGAAATAGTACAACCTTGGCAAAAGTGTTTGCCCAAACATCGCAAAACCAATACACCCTCAAAGAGGTGCATCTTCAGGATGCCCAGCTACAGCCTTGTAGGGCATGCAAATGGTGTAAAACCCATTATCGATGTGTAATCGAGGATGGAATGAATGAACTCTGCCTCACCTTTAAGGAAAGTGAAGCAATTTGCTTCTCAACTCCTGTATTTTGGTGGGGCGTTTCAGCACAGCTCAAACTATTCATCGACCGGTTGTATCAGTTACAGATGGATGACTTCAAGGATAAGAAACTCTCTGTGATAGCAACCGGGGAAGATACCCTTGACGGCGTGCAGTATCGGCTGGTCAAAGAACAGTTCGAGGCAATTTGTGAATATACCGGCATGGAATTTGCCGGTTACTTGCCTGTTTGCGCTGATGATGACAATCCTGCTGGCGAGAACGTAGAAGCCCTCGCCCAAGCACGTGCATTGTTTACAGGAATGTAA
- a CDS encoding ABC transporter permease has translation MRFSLEKRDYRSKKMAILVPIISLVVSFILGAIVLSISNANPARTYAAMIKGAFGSQTKIQYTIAKSIPLLLCGLAVGIAFRLKFWNIGAEGQYISGVIGITWVMQFWTFLPTYLLLPVGMIVGILFGAMWGGIPGLLKAQWSVDETLTTLMMNYIIIGYAEYLYINAWKAPRGNMGTVLYPEAAWLPKIWGRVHAGVYFALVLVVILWFVLYKTRWGFELNMIGKNQRAARCQGVSIKRNIILAMLVSGGIAGLAGVIDSAAVTHQLTKGVNSGYGFTGIIIAWMSGLNPFVSILVAVIMAALETGSDALQIMKLPSAMGEVMQGLILIPLLAGSIFTEYRLVVHAKHKEAGV, from the coding sequence ATGAGATTCAGCCTTGAAAAGCGAGACTATCGCTCCAAAAAGATGGCCATTCTTGTCCCCATCATCAGTCTGGTGGTCTCTTTCATCCTAGGGGCCATCGTATTATCGATTTCCAATGCAAACCCGGCACGCACCTATGCTGCAATGATCAAAGGGGCATTCGGCAGTCAGACAAAGATCCAATACACCATCGCAAAATCCATTCCTCTGCTTTTATGCGGTCTTGCGGTCGGTATCGCATTCCGTCTGAAATTCTGGAATATCGGAGCCGAGGGGCAGTATATCAGCGGGGTCATAGGCATCACATGGGTCATGCAGTTCTGGACCTTTCTCCCTACCTACCTGTTGCTTCCTGTCGGCATGATCGTAGGCATTCTCTTTGGTGCCATGTGGGGAGGGATTCCCGGTCTCTTGAAGGCTCAGTGGAGTGTCGATGAGACACTTACCACGTTGATGATGAACTATATCATCATTGGATATGCCGAATACTTGTACATCAATGCATGGAAAGCCCCCCGTGGAAATATGGGCACCGTACTCTACCCCGAAGCGGCTTGGTTGCCGAAGATTTGGGGGCGCGTACACGCCGGTGTCTACTTTGCCCTGGTTCTTGTGGTTATTCTTTGGTTTGTCCTCTACAAAACCCGTTGGGGTTTTGAGCTGAATATGATCGGCAAGAATCAGCGCGCCGCCCGCTGCCAAGGGGTTTCGATTAAAAGGAACATCATTCTGGCAATGCTGGTCAGCGGTGGCATCGCAGGCCTTGCAGGAGTCATCGACAGTGCTGCAGTGACGCACCAGCTCACCAAGGGAGTGAACTCCGGCTATGGATTCACGGGCATCATCATTGCTTGGATGAGCGGACTCAATCCGTTCGTCTCCATTCTGGTAGCCGTGATTATGGCAGCCCTGGAAACAGGCTCCGATGCCTTGCAGATTATGAAACTACCCTCGGCGATGGGCGAAGTAATGCAGGGCCTCATCCTCATTCCCCTGCTTGCCGGCAGTATTTTCACTGAATATCGACTGGTTGTCCATGCAAAGCACAAGGAGGCTGGCGTATGA
- the gcvT gene encoding glycine cleavage system aminomethyltransferase GcvT: MKRTPLYERYSTYPSVKLIDFGGWELPVQFESGILAEHEAVRTKAGLFDVSHMGECLVSGESADAYLDYLCTNSISDMAVGQCRYTLMCYPNGTVVDDLLIYRRTDTSFLVVMNASNTPKDLAWIKTDNPHAHLCPQVVDLSDATVQLALQGPLAEQILSTLVTDCASIKSFTFRSQCEVGEIMALISRTGYTGEDGFELYCASDDGPLLWDTLLEAGKAYGLIPCGLGSRDTLRMEAKLPLYGHEISDSITPLEANLGVFVKLEKADFCGREALLKQQEEGIPRTLRGIEMLDKAVPRNGYRVLLDGRDIGYVTSGNKSPTLGIFCAYALIDRATSLKFGDVVQVEIHGQHKRAKLVRTPFYKRGMKNEQP; this comes from the coding sequence ATGAAACGCACACCATTGTATGAGCGATACAGTACCTATCCATCAGTCAAGCTCATTGATTTTGGGGGATGGGAATTGCCAGTCCAATTCGAAAGCGGAATTCTCGCGGAGCATGAAGCTGTCCGCACGAAAGCCGGTCTTTTTGATGTTTCGCATATGGGGGAGTGTCTGGTAAGCGGTGAGAGTGCAGATGCCTATCTCGACTACCTGTGCACCAATTCGATCAGCGATATGGCTGTCGGACAATGCCGCTATACTTTGATGTGCTATCCGAATGGAACCGTGGTAGATGACCTGCTCATCTATCGCCGTACCGATACCTCTTTCTTGGTTGTGATGAATGCCTCCAATACACCAAAAGATTTGGCATGGATCAAGACTGACAATCCTCACGCACATCTTTGTCCCCAGGTTGTAGACCTCTCGGATGCCACCGTACAATTGGCTCTGCAAGGACCTCTTGCCGAGCAAATACTCAGTACCTTGGTCACCGATTGCGCTTCGATTAAGAGCTTTACCTTCAGAAGTCAGTGCGAAGTGGGTGAGATAATGGCCCTTATCAGCCGAACCGGATACACCGGAGAGGATGGATTTGAGCTCTATTGCGCATCTGATGACGGCCCTCTGCTTTGGGACACCCTGCTTGAAGCCGGTAAAGCATATGGTCTTATTCCCTGCGGACTGGGTAGTCGTGACACCTTGCGTATGGAAGCCAAGCTGCCTTTGTACGGACATGAGATCAGCGACTCAATCACCCCTCTTGAAGCGAACCTGGGAGTCTTTGTAAAGCTTGAGAAGGCTGATTTCTGCGGAAGGGAAGCGCTACTCAAACAACAAGAGGAAGGAATTCCCCGAACTCTACGTGGCATTGAAATGCTCGACAAGGCAGTACCCCGCAATGGGTATCGGGTTTTGCTTGACGGGCGGGATATCGGATATGTTACCAGCGGGAACAAGAGTCCTACACTGGGAATATTTTGTGCTTACGCCCTCATCGACCGAGCGACGAGCCTGAAGTTTGGTGATGTCGTACAAGTCGAGATTCACGGGCAACACAAACGGGCGAAGTTGGTACGGACCCCGTTTTATAAACGTGGGATGAAGAACGAACAACCTTGA
- a CDS encoding ice-binding family protein gives MKKFTSMVVSLLLILLVALTFTNCNMNNAPIPKSSLTISFTPDAESRTLKPDTLNLAVSTYDLSGIGPNGAVFSITGITATSYTMENLVPGQWSVTAKGKNIDGIVIVQSAATLITLNSENNSLPLSLLPISGTGTFDLDLSWPTDMIGTPSITATLTPDIGTVIDLTFAITGTTASMTPLSLERGYYTLSVKLTDASVDPYLVWSKVETVLVFVNATTSESWTLVAADMNAPTPQNLGLLLTVDTKSPIEMALSDVLAVLAYDTSMTVTASGTPAPDSWKWYLDGDVMLGETTSTVTIGIGLAEKTLHTLTVIGWIGDVAGSTDATFRIGDAPIIIDPIDLLTAGSYVILAQSAVSGNAGTFVTGDIGVSPVTSAAITGFALVLDPILGAFSTSTLVDGSVYASDYAEPTTANLTQAVLDADAAYEQANSRVEATVVDDLIGEIGGMTLAPGMYAWTSAVSISTNLTLNGPASGVWIFQIDGSLTQAANIEVLLLGGALPQNIFWQVGGGVGLGAGAHLEGVVLSGTGIALGAGASVDGRLFAKTAVTLDTSMVTEPLL, from the coding sequence ATGAAAAAATTTACATCCATGGTAGTAAGTCTACTCCTCATCCTACTCGTTGCACTGACATTCACCAATTGCAACATGAACAACGCCCCAATTCCAAAATCGAGTTTGACAATCAGCTTCACACCGGATGCCGAATCCCGAACGCTGAAACCGGATACCCTGAATCTTGCTGTCAGCACGTATGACTTGAGTGGTATCGGGCCTAATGGTGCCGTATTCTCAATAACCGGGATTACCGCAACATCCTATACTATGGAAAATCTAGTACCTGGCCAGTGGTCGGTGACTGCGAAGGGAAAAAACATCGACGGCATTGTTATTGTCCAATCGGCAGCAACATTGATAACCTTGAACAGTGAGAACAACAGCCTCCCACTTAGTTTGCTCCCCATCTCAGGAACGGGAACTTTTGATCTAGACCTCTCGTGGCCGACCGATATGATTGGAACCCCATCAATCACAGCAACCCTTACCCCTGATATCGGAACAGTCATTGATCTTACGTTCGCCATCACTGGAACAACAGCTTCTATGACTCCTTTATCACTGGAGCGTGGCTACTATACATTGAGTGTAAAACTCACCGATGCATCGGTTGATCCGTATCTGGTGTGGTCAAAGGTAGAGACTGTTTTGGTATTTGTAAATGCGACAACCAGTGAAAGCTGGACCCTTGTAGCAGCGGATATGAATGCCCCGACTCCCCAGAATCTTGGATTGCTGCTTACGGTGGATACCAAGTCTCCCATCGAAATGGCTCTCTCTGATGTACTTGCCGTCTTAGCCTACGATACTTCAATGACGGTGACAGCATCAGGAACCCCTGCTCCTGATTCATGGAAATGGTATCTTGACGGTGATGTCATGCTTGGAGAAACAACCTCTACGGTGACAATAGGTATTGGTCTAGCAGAAAAGACCCTTCATACCCTCACAGTCATCGGATGGATTGGTGACGTTGCAGGTTCAACGGATGCGACATTTCGCATAGGGGATGCACCTATCATTATTGATCCGATCGATCTTCTGACAGCGGGCTCGTATGTAATACTGGCACAGTCAGCAGTATCGGGTAATGCAGGAACATTTGTGACTGGTGATATTGGAGTAAGCCCGGTAACTTCGGCAGCAATAACAGGATTCGCCCTTGTACTCGACCCAATACTGGGAGCCTTCTCCACTTCAACACTCGTTGATGGGTCAGTGTATGCTTCCGACTATGCAGAGCCGACTACAGCGAACCTTACCCAAGCGGTTCTTGATGCAGATGCAGCCTATGAACAAGCCAATTCGAGAGTCGAAGCCACAGTGGTCGATGATCTGATCGGTGAGATCGGCGGCATGACGCTGGCTCCTGGCATGTATGCTTGGACATCAGCAGTGTCCATCAGTACCAACCTGACCCTTAATGGTCCTGCTTCCGGCGTCTGGATATTCCAGATAGATGGATCTCTTACACAGGCTGCGAATATCGAGGTCCTCCTCTTGGGAGGTGCCCTGCCGCAGAACATATTCTGGCAAGTTGGTGGTGGTGTCGGCTTGGGAGCCGGAGCACACCTGGAAGGTGTAGTGTTATCGGGAACCGGTATCGCACTCGGTGCGGGAGCTTCTGTTGATGGCCGATTGTTTGCCAAGACAGCAGTAACCTTGGATACCTCTATGGTAACAGAGCCCTTGCTATAA
- a CDS encoding RING-HC finger protein produces MAYCIRCGVKLAEGSKACPLCQTPVQLPPDMEEGKAQPLFAQNLPPRGMGGVNKTRKGVIELILSLFVISELTVFLSMWLSGNGSQSFIPVFSIAMASLSLILAFSVKSSYTVQATIQCILISIFLFGLDAADLSLFWSLIASPAIGVCWLFFVYPFTRKAIAKPKTAAAICLLGSLVYLACINLVVNHSLTWFVPVTLPVSATLLALVALFALWFTKRKNKRIPLADIVLATLVIVFVTIASLDYFLTGYQLGAFGLRWSTSLLSASMVILLFLISVSVSRRVRRFFTSHNRHS; encoded by the coding sequence ATGGCCTATTGCATTCGATGTGGAGTAAAACTGGCGGAGGGAAGTAAAGCCTGTCCCTTATGCCAGACACCTGTACAACTTCCCCCTGATATGGAAGAGGGAAAGGCGCAGCCGCTGTTCGCCCAGAACCTACCGCCTAGGGGAATGGGCGGGGTGAATAAGACACGCAAGGGCGTGATAGAGCTGATCCTATCACTGTTCGTCATCAGCGAATTAACCGTGTTCTTGTCGATGTGGCTCAGCGGAAACGGCAGCCAAAGCTTTATTCCCGTATTCAGCATTGCAATGGCTTCTCTCTCGCTCATTCTTGCCTTCAGTGTGAAATCCTCCTACACTGTGCAGGCAACCATCCAATGCATTCTTATCTCAATTTTTCTTTTTGGTCTCGATGCTGCAGATCTGAGTCTTTTCTGGTCGCTCATCGCGAGTCCCGCCATTGGCGTCTGCTGGTTGTTTTTTGTGTATCCTTTCACCCGAAAAGCGATAGCGAAACCCAAAACTGCAGCAGCGATATGTCTGCTTGGTTCCCTTGTCTATCTAGCTTGCATTAATTTGGTGGTAAATCACAGCCTTACCTGGTTCGTCCCGGTGACGCTTCCCGTTAGCGCTACCTTGTTGGCTTTAGTTGCGTTGTTTGCTTTGTGGTTCACCAAGCGAAAGAACAAACGTATTCCGCTTGCTGATATAGTTTTGGCTACGCTGGTGATCGTGTTTGTCACCATCGCCTCTCTCGATTACTTCCTTACCGGCTATCAGTTGGGGGCTTTCGGCCTCAGGTGGTCTACAAGTCTTCTCAGTGCAAGCATGGTTATCCTACTCTTCCTGATCAGCGTCTCAGTCTCCAGGCGCGTAAGACGGTTTTTTACAAGCCATAATCGGCACAGTTAG
- a CDS encoding RidA family protein: MMFQLKKTQVNTDKAPKAIGPYSQAVIAGPFVFTSGQMPVDPKTNELVGGDAANQAKQVFENLKAVLTEAGTDLSKVVKATVFLKNMDDFAAVNQVYASYFGEGILPARSAVQVAKLPKDVAVEIEMIALA; this comes from the coding sequence ATGATGTTTCAATTGAAAAAAACACAAGTCAATACTGATAAGGCCCCAAAGGCCATCGGCCCTTACAGCCAAGCTGTCATAGCCGGTCCCTTCGTTTTCACCAGCGGTCAGATGCCGGTTGATCCCAAGACCAATGAGCTCGTCGGCGGGGATGCCGCCAACCAAGCCAAGCAAGTGTTTGAGAATCTTAAAGCAGTACTGACCGAAGCCGGTACCGATTTATCCAAGGTAGTCAAAGCAACGGTTTTCCTCAAGAATATGGATGATTTTGCTGCCGTCAACCAAGTCTATGCCTCCTATTTTGGTGAAGGAATCCTTCCTGCTCGTTCTGCTGTCCAGGTAGCAAAGCTGCCAAAGGATGTAGCGGTCGAGATTGAAATGATTGCCCTAGCCTAA
- the ybaK gene encoding Cys-tRNA(Pro) deacylase produces the protein MKKTNAMRILESQGIEYEVLSYEWDEEHLDAVHASQTAGLLPQQVFKTIVMQDSTKQVYVFCLPADFSVSLKKARSLTMSKDLDLIKLSELQDLTGYMRGGCSPLGMKKHYPTFIEELAQLEEYIYVSAGQRGLQLKLRPQDLVLAANATFADFT, from the coding sequence ATGAAGAAAACCAATGCCATGAGAATCCTGGAAAGCCAGGGTATCGAGTATGAAGTACTCTCCTATGAATGGGACGAGGAGCACTTGGATGCAGTACACGCGAGCCAAACTGCAGGGTTGCTCCCCCAACAGGTTTTCAAGACCATCGTCATGCAGGACAGCACCAAGCAAGTCTATGTATTCTGTCTGCCTGCCGACTTCAGCGTAAGCCTGAAAAAGGCCCGTTCCCTTACAATGAGCAAGGATTTGGACTTAATCAAGCTCAGTGAGCTGCAGGACCTTACCGGATATATGAGAGGAGGCTGCTCCCCTCTTGGCATGAAAAAGCACTACCCGACATTCATAGAAGAACTTGCCCAACTGGAAGAGTATATATATGTCAGTGCGGGCCAGCGGGGTTTACAGCTCAAGCTGAGACCGCAAGATTTAGTGCTTGCAGCGAATGCAACCTTCGCCGACTTTACCTGA
- a CDS encoding ABC transporter permease: MNFLDFFTRLLAATLAMGTSLTYATLGEVYTEKTGILNLGMEGTMLMGALAGFATAYNTGNLVFALLVAMAVGAMLSLLHAFLCITMRANQVVAGLAITMFGTGLANFLGQRLGPAANNHNLTGMNLASKFDNISIPGLSQIPILGALFDVSILTYALYFLLPFAWFFLYKTKQGMVVRAVGENPRTAAAMGISVSKIRYLYTTIGGMFAGLGGACLSLSFIPSWNEGMTGGKGWIVIALVIFSAWNPGRVVIGTLVFGGITSLQFSLQAAGFKMVIPAQFLGFSPYLITLLVLTAMTIINQKKRGSFASPTALGTAFAIDDK, from the coding sequence ATGAACTTTCTGGATTTCTTCACCCGATTGCTGGCGGCGACGCTCGCGATGGGAACCTCCCTTACCTATGCAACCTTGGGCGAGGTGTACACCGAAAAAACGGGCATCCTCAACCTCGGTATGGAAGGCACCATGCTCATGGGGGCCTTGGCTGGTTTTGCCACGGCTTACAATACGGGCAACTTGGTTTTCGCGTTGCTTGTTGCAATGGCAGTCGGTGCCATGCTCTCACTTTTGCATGCATTTTTGTGTATCACCATGCGTGCAAACCAAGTAGTAGCAGGCTTGGCCATCACCATGTTCGGTACAGGCTTGGCCAACTTCTTAGGACAGAGACTGGGACCGGCTGCGAACAACCACAATCTTACCGGGATGAACCTTGCCTCCAAGTTTGACAACATCTCAATTCCAGGACTCAGTCAGATTCCGATACTTGGAGCTCTGTTCGACGTTTCCATTCTCACCTATGCACTGTACTTCCTGTTGCCGTTTGCCTGGTTCTTCCTGTACAAGACGAAGCAGGGCATGGTTGTTCGAGCCGTAGGAGAGAACCCGAGGACTGCAGCTGCAATGGGTATTTCGGTATCAAAAATCCGTTACCTCTATACAACCATCGGCGGTATGTTCGCAGGTTTGGGTGGGGCATGTCTGTCACTCAGCTTCATTCCCAGCTGGAACGAGGGTATGACCGGTGGTAAAGGCTGGATTGTCATTGCTCTGGTAATTTTCTCTGCTTGGAACCCCGGTCGGGTGGTCATTGGAACCTTGGTCTTCGGAGGTATTACCAGTTTGCAATTCAGCCTCCAGGCTGCCGGTTTCAAAATGGTCATCCCCGCTCAGTTCCTAGGATTCTCGCCCTACCTGATCACCCTTCTCGTGCTCACGGCCATGACGATCATCAACCAGAAGAAACGAGGCTCTTTCGCCTCGCCCACTGCGTTGGGTACAGCTTTTGCCATTGATGACAAATAG